In Colletotrichum destructivum chromosome 1, complete sequence, the sequence AACACAACGCGCACTCTCGTATACAGCCGCGCCAGGTCGAgctcgttggcgaggatctcgacgccgtcggctgCTTCCTCGAGTACCTCTACACGGGAGAGTACTTCCCCCGCAAGGTGGCCGGCTCGCGCACACTCGAGGAGGACCCCGCGACGCCCGACGTCGACACGGACGGCGCCCAGCTGCTCAAGCATGCGCGCGTCTACACCCTGGCCGAGAAGTTTGGCGTGCCCGGCCTGCGCTCGCTGGCCAGCTCCAAGATCCACTGCGTCAACTCGACGGCCAAGGGCGAGATCGCCTACGCCCGCTACGTCTACGCCTACACCAGCAAGGACGACACCACCATCCGCGCCCCCGTCGCCAGCTTCTGGGCCACCCGCTCCCACACCCTGcgctccgaggccgaggaggagttcCGCTCTCTGTGCCTGGAATACCCCCAGTTCGGATACGACGTGCTCAGTATGCTATTCCGCCGCGACGCGCTCGTTTCCCGTGTGTGAAGCAACTGTTACTGACTTGTCGATAGCCCgtgtcctcgacgagaagctcaagagAGAGCGCAACGACAAGCTCCACCCTTCATCGTCCACCGGCAGCGCCCGCAAGCGCGCGCGTCATAGCCAGATCTAGAGCATCTTGTGAGAGGGGCATTGGCGCGTTCATTACGCGGGCGTCTGGTGTTCTGGGGCTACCACGTCGACTGTTCTTCTCCGCCTTCcctattttcttcttcttttttcttcttttgcgAAACGGCTCCGTAGTTCCATTGTTTAGCGTCCATCTGCCACATGCGTAAACTGATGCGAGTGAGATGATACCCGGCAACAAGCAATCATGTTTTGCTGTGCGATGGCCATATGGGAAGTCCTGGAAAAGCTGGTTGGTACGGCTTCCATTTACCAATTTGCCGCGTTTGGGAGCGAGGAGCATTGTGCGTATATGTACATGTAGCCACCATGAAGTAACTTCATCTATCCGCAAGTTGTCTTCTCTTCCTGATATCTGAGCCCCGGTGTTTGCACGTTGGAAACTCTCTGCGGCCTTTGCGGACGCCATCATGTTCGGGGGCGTGGGGAAGTATATGCTGATGGTCTTGGTGTTGCACCACGGCTAGACCCGCCACGCCACTGCTGTAGCTATCGGAAAACATGCAGGCCGACACATACACGCCACTCGGCGAGTTACGGTGAACGTTCCCCTCACCCATATGGGGAGGGGAACAcgtgggggggagggagggagggagggaatCTGGGGTCGGACCATGGGGCCGTTCTTGGCGCAAGACGGTTTCCCCGCCAAGTCGGAGGACGATGCTCCATTCAACCACCCGATGCGCCTTCGGGACGTCGGAACAGGGCCCGAAGAGAGCAGAGGGGACTGAGGTTGAAGAGGGATGTATGGATGGAGGGACAGAggggccggggagggggatgctCGGTATTTAAGCATCATCGTCTCTCCCGCCTCTCAATGCGTGGCCCTACTTTCTCAAGTCCGAGCGACGCGATGCGTCTGATCGACATATTCACCATTGCCCCTCGATCCTCGAAGCTTCACTAATACACGCCTGCCGGTGAGACCACAGCAGCACATCATAACaccggaggaggaggagcagcacCTGCTAGCTCATCATGACAGCCTCGATCACCAAgctgctcggcctcgccgctTACACCggtctcgtcgccgtcaccgtcccctacgtccagcagcaccaccgcGACATCCTCCCCTCGCGTGTCTTCGACGCCTTCTTGCCGCGACACCCAGCAGGGGatgtcgccgagggcggcaccaccaccaccctcgcAGACCCATTCGTGTGCCATGCGCAGAATTACACGACCCAGATCGTCTCGCTCGACCCTCTCGTCGTCTACATCCACAacttcctcggcgaggccgacatcgccgccctcctcgccgccggcgagcccGCCTTCCGGCCCAGCCACGTCGTGAAGCACGGCCGCACGCAGGGCACGCCCGACCGGACCTCGTGGTCGGCGGGGctccccgccgacgacgctgccgtGCGGTGCGTGCTGCGCCGGGCCGAGGCCTTCATGGGCACGACGCTGGCGCCGGGCCGCGACGAGATCGGCCCGCCGCAGCTGGTGCGGTAcacggcggcgcagcggtTCAACCTGCACCACGACTGGTACGACGCGTTCCAGCCGGATCGGGTCGGGGGCCGCGACCGGCGGTGGAACCGGATCGcgagcttcttcgccgtGCTGCAGGACGGGtgcaccggcggcgagacgtGGTTCCCCGCGCTCCGGGCTGTCACGCCGCAGCACCTGCGGGACgagcgggagggggagggggagggggagggggaggccCCGAGCCCGCCCTGGCGGAAGcacgaggacggcgggcTGGCGTTTCGGCCGGT encodes:
- a CDS encoding Putative BTB/POZ domain-containing protein, translated to MAEELGNDPEIVEDAPANPAAADVEMEGVGGDNNANANANEGALPFAEGGENDPVEPRTTFVSYLSSPVVTLLVGQGESEAIVTAHQALLVKSPFFKEACAQFSDDGSPRQVELVGEDLDAVGCFLEYLYTGEYFPRKVAGSRTLEEDPATPDVDTDGAQLLKHARVYTLAEKFGVPGLRSLASSKIHCVNSTAKGEIAYARYVYAYTSKDDTTIRAPVASFWATRSHTLRSEAEEEFRSLCLEYPQFGYDVLTRVLDEKLKRERNDKLHPSSSTGSARKRARHSQI
- a CDS encoding Putative prolyl 4-hydroxylase, alpha subunit, giving the protein MTASITKLLGLAAYTGLVAVTVPYVQQHHRDILPSRVFDAFLPRHPAGDVAEGGTTTTLADPFVCHAQNYTTQIVSLDPLVVYIHNFLGEADIAALLAAGEPAFRPSHVVKHGRTQGTPDRTSWSAGLPADDAAVRCVLRRAEAFMGTTLAPGRDEIGPPQLVRYTAAQRFNLHHDWYDAFQPDRVGGRDRRWNRIASFFAVLQDGCTGGETWFPALRAVTPQHLRDEREGEGEGEGEAPSPPWRKHEDGGLAFRPVRGNAVFWVNLHANGTGDERVLHAGLPLGSGLKTAMNIWPRQYIGPEAWAEGQEPREEEEEKEKVGDRQGKQEEVVKKEEEEEEEEEEEEEELVVDDAEVDPI